A genome region from Methanobacterium subterraneum includes the following:
- a CDS encoding sensor histidine kinase, with the protein MLNIETSIPCGLIYSELLSNSIKHAFPDIKGRIKVKLKRLDDYIMLNVSDNGIGLPQEIDFIKTDTLGLQLINSLVKQIDGTIKLDRVNGTSFTVKFQELKYKDRM; encoded by the coding sequence ATGTTAAATATTGAAACATCTATTCCATGTGGCCTGATCTACAGTGAATTACTGTCTAACAGTATAAAACATGCATTTCCCGATATAAAAGGAAGGATAAAAGTTAAATTAAAACGATTAGATGATTATATAATGCTTAACGTGAGTGATAATGGTATTGGTTTACCACAAGAAATTGATTTCATTAAAACAGACACATTAGGGCTTCAACTAATTAATAGCTTGGTTAAACAGATAGATGGGACCATAAAACTTGATAGGGTCAACGGTACATCATTCACAGTCAAGTTTCAAGAACTTAAATATAAAGATAGAATGTAA
- a CDS encoding DUF367 family protein: MPHKIVIYHAEQCDPKKCTTKKLARQKQIRMVNRLNHIPRGALVLDPFSPQSVSPEDHDLVVEKGIVGLDCSWKRINKSSAMFRGTATHRSLPFLVAANPTNYGKPCILSTAEAVAATLYIVGLKDNAIQIMSHFKWGPHFLELNHELLEAYSQASNSREVVNIQNEFIGG; encoded by the coding sequence ATGCCTCATAAAATAGTTATATACCACGCAGAACAGTGCGATCCCAAAAAATGCACCACAAAAAAATTAGCAAGGCAGAAACAGATCCGAATGGTCAACCGCCTTAACCATATCCCTAGAGGGGCTTTGGTGCTGGATCCATTCTCACCCCAATCAGTGTCACCTGAAGACCATGATTTGGTGGTTGAGAAAGGTATTGTCGGCCTTGATTGTTCCTGGAAACGTATTAACAAGTCCTCAGCCATGTTCAGGGGTACTGCAACTCATCGTTCCCTTCCTTTCCTGGTGGCAGCCAATCCCACCAACTATGGTAAACCCTGTATTCTGTCCACTGCTGAAGCTGTGGCAGCAACCTTATATATAGTGGGGCTTAAAGATAATGCTATTCAGATTATGTCCCACTTCAAGTGGGGACCTCATTTTCTGGAGCTCAACCATGAGCTCTTAGAGGCTTATTCTCAGGCTAGTAATAGTCGGGAAGTTGTAAATATTCAAAATGAATTCATAGGAGGCTAA
- a CDS encoding 50S ribosomal protein L40e, giving the protein MARFEEAENRIFKIKICLKCNARNPPTAKTCRKCGYKGLRFKAKEPRG; this is encoded by the coding sequence ATGGCTAGATTTGAAGAAGCAGAGAACAGGATATTCAAGATTAAAATTTGTCTCAAATGTAACGCTCGAAACCCCCCAACCGCTAAAACATGTCGTAAGTGCGGATACAAGGGATTGAGGTTCAAAGCCAAAGAACCAAGAGGATAA